One Hermetia illucens chromosome 4, iHerIll2.2.curated.20191125, whole genome shotgun sequence DNA segment encodes these proteins:
- the LOC119653645 gene encoding sphingomyelin phosphodiesterase-like isoform X1 gives MKNISIILLLINLGFAVTNGFPTEPSNHENELNGDRSLQKVEDISDDTRQLLIKAKVLRKFKNIVEHPPQNSHDEDVGSVEDYITCAACNTGVVLIQMLIGLKQTDEQIKNTITWFCSSFNVESGAVCNGLSNLFGLEIIYILKHVNLGPGQICGFIMDDVCSDDYSPYHDWTVKFPPIPKPTPRDMPLPISKAPRLKILHLSDSHYDPDYLEGANAKCKDPLCCRASSGHPQNPNDAAGKWGDYRNCDTPKRTLENLLEHIVKTHPDIDYIYWTGDIPPHDVWNQTKQNNLNIIRETTRLLSNTFPGIPIFPALGNHESSPVNTFPPHYLDRVNISMSWLYDELDILWGLWLPFNVSQTVRRGAFYSILVKPDFRIISLNMNYCSNKNWWLLLNSTDPDAELQWLIDELQKAENAQEKVHILGHIAPGNSDCLKVWSRNFYKIVGRYESTITAQFYGHTHYDELEIFYDPENLTRPISVGYIGPSVTPFVNLNPGYRIYYIDGDHNKTTRTVLDHESWIMNLKQANTDDNPIWYKLYSAKSAYDMEGLRPSDWNKLISEMANSTKLFDLYYKHYWKDSSLRPACDAACRMKYLCDIKSGRSHDRTRLCSGGKLKDNKKHLRPWARWAFNGIKSLWKSLEYIEQEVLIATNEVNPWG, from the exons ATGAAGAATATTTCAATTATACTCTTACTTATCAACCTGGGATTCGCAGTAACTAACG GATTTCCTACTGAACCCTCAAACCATGAAAATGAACTTAATGGAGATCGCAGCTTACAGAAAGTAGAAGACATTTCCGATGACACTCGGCAATTATTGATTAAAGCCAAAGTTCTTAGAAAGTTCAAAAACATAGTCGAGCATCCACCACAAAATTCCCATGACGAAGATGTTGGGAGTGTCGAGGATTATATTACTTGTGCGGCGTGCAACACAG GAGTGGTCCTCATTCAGATGCTGATTGGATTAAAACAAACCGACGAACAAATCAAGAACACAATCACCTGGTTCTGTTCAAGCTTTAATGTAGAGAGTGGAGCAGTATGTAATGGTCTTTCAAATCTTTTCGGG cTGGAAATAATCTACATTTTAAAGCATGTTAACTTAGGGCCCGGGCAAATTTGTGGCTTCATTATGGACGATGTTTGCTCAGATGATTACAGTCCTTACCACGACTGGACTGTTAAATTCCCTCCAATCCCGAAACCAACTCCACGCGATATGCCGCTCCCAATATCAAAAGCTCCCCGTTTAAAAATTCTACATTTATCAGACAGTCACTACGATCCTGATTATCTTGAAGGCGCAAACGCCAAATGCAAAGACCCATTATGTTGTAGAGCTAGTAGTGGACACCCTCAGAACCCTAATGATGCGGCCGGAAAGTGGGGAGATTATCGCAATTGTGACACTCCCAAGCGAACACTCGAAAACCTTCTGGAACACATCGTAAAAACGCATCCCGATATCGATTACATTTATTGGACAGGAGACATTCCGCCGCATGATGTTTGGAATCAGACTAAACAAAATAATCTGAATATCATTAGGGAAACTACCAGGCTTTTGTCCAACACTTTTCCTGGCATTCCAATATTTCCAGCTCTAGGAAATCATGAAAGTTCTCCAGTGAATACATTTCCACCACACTACTTAGATCGGGTGAATATATCAATGTCGTGGCTATACGACGAACTAGATATTTTATGGGGACTTTGGCTCCCATTCAATGTTTCACAAACTGTCCGGCGCGGAGCATTCTATTCAATTTTAGTGAAGCCTGACTTCCGAATCATATCCTTGAATATGAATTACTGCAGCAATAAAAACTGGTGGCTCCTTCTAAATTCAACTGATCCTGATGCCGAGCTTCAATGGCTCATTGATGAACTTCAAAAAGCTGAGAACGCGCAAGAGAAGGTGCATATTCTTGGACACATTGCACCAGGGAATTCAGATTGCCTGAAAGTTTGGTCGCGTAATTTTTACAAAATTGTTGGCCGTTACGAGAGTACAATTACTGCTCAGTTTTATGGGCACACACATTATGATGAGTTGGAAATATTTTATGATCCAGAGAATTTAA CACGTCCCATAAGCGTAGGATATATCGGGCCATCCGTCACTCCGTTCGTCAACTTGAATCCGGGTTATCGGATTTACTATATCGACGGCGACCACAATAAAACCACACGGACAGTTCTAGACCACGAATCTTGGATAATGAACCTTAAACAGGCGAACACCGACGACAACCCAATCTGGTATAAATTGTATTCAGCAAAATCCGCATACGACATGGAAGGCCTCAGACCTTCTGACTGGAATAAATTGATAAGCGAAATGGCAAACAGTACCAAATTATTCGATTTGTATTATAA GCATTACTGGAAAGATTCAAGTCTGAGACCTGCCTGCGACGCTGCTTGCAGGATGAAATATCTTTGTGATATAAAGAGCGGCCGAAGCCATGACCGCACACGATTGTGTAGTGGTGGAAAGttaaaagataataaaaaacaTTTGCGGCCCTGGGCGCGTTGGGCATTCAACGGCATTAAGTCTTT GTGGAAGTCGTTGGAATATATCGAACAAGAGGTTTTAATAGCAACAAATGAAGTCAACCCATGGGGATAA
- the LOC119653645 gene encoding sphingomyelin phosphodiesterase-like isoform X2, whose translation MKNISIILLLINLGFAVTNGFPTEPSNHENELNGDRSLQKVEDISDDTRQLLIKAKVLRKFKNIVEHPPQNSHDEDVGSVEDYITCAACNTGVVLIQMLIGLKQTDEQIKNTITWFCSSFNVESGAVCNGLSNLFGLEIIYILKHVNLGPGQICGFIMDDVCSDDYSPYHDWTVKFPPIPKPTPRDMPLPISKAPRLKILHLSDSHYDPDYLEGANAKCKDPLCCRASSGHPQNPNDAAGKWGDYRNCDTPKRTLENLLEHIVKTHPDIDYIYWTGDIPPHDVWNQTKQNNLNIIRETTRLLSNTFPGIPIFPALGNHESSPVNTFPPHYLDRVNISMSWLYDELDILWGLWLPFNVSQTVRRGAFYSILVKPDFRIISLNMNYCSNKNWWLLLNSTDPDAELQWLIDELQKAENAQEKVHILGHIAPGNSDCLKVWSRNFYKIVGRYESTITAQFYGHTHYDELEIFYDPENLTRPISVGYIGPSVTPFVNLNPGYRIYYIDGDHNKTTRTVLDHESWIMNLKQANTDDNPIWYKLYSAKSAYDMEGLRPSDWNKLISEMANSTKLFDLYYK comes from the exons ATGAAGAATATTTCAATTATACTCTTACTTATCAACCTGGGATTCGCAGTAACTAACG GATTTCCTACTGAACCCTCAAACCATGAAAATGAACTTAATGGAGATCGCAGCTTACAGAAAGTAGAAGACATTTCCGATGACACTCGGCAATTATTGATTAAAGCCAAAGTTCTTAGAAAGTTCAAAAACATAGTCGAGCATCCACCACAAAATTCCCATGACGAAGATGTTGGGAGTGTCGAGGATTATATTACTTGTGCGGCGTGCAACACAG GAGTGGTCCTCATTCAGATGCTGATTGGATTAAAACAAACCGACGAACAAATCAAGAACACAATCACCTGGTTCTGTTCAAGCTTTAATGTAGAGAGTGGAGCAGTATGTAATGGTCTTTCAAATCTTTTCGGG cTGGAAATAATCTACATTTTAAAGCATGTTAACTTAGGGCCCGGGCAAATTTGTGGCTTCATTATGGACGATGTTTGCTCAGATGATTACAGTCCTTACCACGACTGGACTGTTAAATTCCCTCCAATCCCGAAACCAACTCCACGCGATATGCCGCTCCCAATATCAAAAGCTCCCCGTTTAAAAATTCTACATTTATCAGACAGTCACTACGATCCTGATTATCTTGAAGGCGCAAACGCCAAATGCAAAGACCCATTATGTTGTAGAGCTAGTAGTGGACACCCTCAGAACCCTAATGATGCGGCCGGAAAGTGGGGAGATTATCGCAATTGTGACACTCCCAAGCGAACACTCGAAAACCTTCTGGAACACATCGTAAAAACGCATCCCGATATCGATTACATTTATTGGACAGGAGACATTCCGCCGCATGATGTTTGGAATCAGACTAAACAAAATAATCTGAATATCATTAGGGAAACTACCAGGCTTTTGTCCAACACTTTTCCTGGCATTCCAATATTTCCAGCTCTAGGAAATCATGAAAGTTCTCCAGTGAATACATTTCCACCACACTACTTAGATCGGGTGAATATATCAATGTCGTGGCTATACGACGAACTAGATATTTTATGGGGACTTTGGCTCCCATTCAATGTTTCACAAACTGTCCGGCGCGGAGCATTCTATTCAATTTTAGTGAAGCCTGACTTCCGAATCATATCCTTGAATATGAATTACTGCAGCAATAAAAACTGGTGGCTCCTTCTAAATTCAACTGATCCTGATGCCGAGCTTCAATGGCTCATTGATGAACTTCAAAAAGCTGAGAACGCGCAAGAGAAGGTGCATATTCTTGGACACATTGCACCAGGGAATTCAGATTGCCTGAAAGTTTGGTCGCGTAATTTTTACAAAATTGTTGGCCGTTACGAGAGTACAATTACTGCTCAGTTTTATGGGCACACACATTATGATGAGTTGGAAATATTTTATGATCCAGAGAATTTAA CACGTCCCATAAGCGTAGGATATATCGGGCCATCCGTCACTCCGTTCGTCAACTTGAATCCGGGTTATCGGATTTACTATATCGACGGCGACCACAATAAAACCACACGGACAGTTCTAGACCACGAATCTTGGATAATGAACCTTAAACAGGCGAACACCGACGACAACCCAATCTGGTATAAATTGTATTCAGCAAAATCCGCATACGACATGGAAGGCCTCAGACCTTCTGACTGGAATAAATTGATAAGCGAAATGGCAAACAGTACCAAATTATTCGATTTGTATTATAAGTAA